One window from the genome of Hippoglossus hippoglossus isolate fHipHip1 chromosome 10, fHipHip1.pri, whole genome shotgun sequence encodes:
- the asb5a gene encoding ankyrin repeat and SOCS box protein 5: MSDPTEELTNKPFAAQLCNVYLSILALFCFKLFVKISLNLLTYFYVIRGNRKEAARISAEFYEYGQRHNSWADRSPLHDAASHGRLLALKTLIVQGHSVNVLTIDRVSPLHEACLGNHVTCARALIDAGANVNALTIDGVTPLFNACTVGSVACTEILMANGAKPQSLVYHPSPIHEATSKGHYGCVEALVTWGADVDMDIPHLGTALYTACVCQELECARKLLREGANVQKGKSMDSPLHAAAEKDFTAAVKLLLDFGADINARNTEFQRPVDMAPPSSITEGFLLVYEATPRLLNQLCRQCIRNCVGRDRLHLLSHLPLPNRLRNYLQYK, from the exons ATGTCCGACCCAACGGAGGAGCTCACCAACAAGCCCTTCGCGGCCCAGTTGTGCAATGTTTACCTCAGCATCTTGGCACTGTTCTGCTTCAAGCTCTTTGTTAAGATTTCTCTCAACTTGCTGACATACTTCTACGTTATCCGTGGGAACCGCAAAGAGGCGGCGAGGATATCAGCCGAGTTCTATGAATATGGTCAACGGCACA ATTCCTGGGCAGACCGCTCACCCCTCCACGATGCTGCAAGTCACGGCCGCCTCCTGGCCCTGAAGACCCTCATCGTGCAG GGTCACAGTGTGAACGTCCTGACCATAGACCGTGTGTCGCCCCTTCATGAGGCCTGTCTTGGAAACCACGTTACTTGTGCCAGAGCTCTCATCGACGCAGGAGCAAAT gTCAACGCCTTGACAATTGATGGAGTCACCCCTCTGTTCAACGCCTGCACGGTGGGCAGCGTGGCATGCACCGAAATTCTTATGGCAAATGGAGCAAAACCCCAAAGTCTGGTGTACCACCCCTCACCCATCCATGAAGCCACAAGCAAAG GTCATTACGGTTGTGTGGAGGCTCTGGTGACTTGGGGGGCAGATGTGGACATGGACATTCCTCACCTGGGCACGGCGCTCTATACGGCCTGCGTCTGCCAAGAGCTGGAGTGTGCCAGGAAACTCCTGAGGGAAG GTGCCAATGTACAGAAAGGCAAATCCATGGATTCACCGCTACacgcagctgcagagaaagactTCACAGCGGcggtgaagctgctgctggactttGGTGCCGACATTAATGCCCGGAACACAGAGTTTCAGAGGCCGGTGGACATGGCTCCACCCAGCAGTATAACAGAGGGTTTCCTGCTCGTCTATGAAG ctaCACCACGACTCCTGAACCAACTGTGTCGTCAGTGCATCAGGAACTGCGTCGGCCGAGACAGACTCCACCTTCTCTCCCACCTGCCTTTGCCCAACAGGCTCAGGAACTACCTGCAGTACAAGTGA
- the ctso gene encoding cathepsin O isoform X1, whose product MRVRQVSSWVSVSVCWLVSSLCCLRVRSDATRDALNSSAVDFDSFRKHFQRQSDVTSDEFNRRRVFFQEATKRHAYLNSFSTAPQSAKYGINQFSDLSQEEFRDLYLRASADRAPHFSGLKTEGLPAKLDWRDKAAVAPVQNQQACGSCWAFSVVGAMQSAHAIEGSQLEQLSVQQVLDCSFKNEGCNGGSPLRALNWLKQTRVKLVPQSEYPYKAKMGICHFFSQSHDGVAVKNVTAHDFGGQEEAMKGQLLEHGPLAAVVDAVSWQDYQGGIIQHHCSSQWSNHAVLVVGYDTTGDIPYWIVQNSWGPTWGKEGYVYIKIGDNVCGMIFGSFHSPLISLSYFGA is encoded by the exons ATGAGGGTTCGTCAGGTGTCCTCGTGGGTCTCGGTCTCGGTCTGTTGGctcgtctcttctctctgttgtctCCGTGTTCGCTCGGATGCGACTCGGGACGCGTTGAATTCCTCCGCGGTGGATTTCGACTCgttcagaaaacactttcagCGCCAGAGCGACGTCACCAGCGACGAGTTTAACCGACGTCGCGTGTTTTTCCAG GAAGCTACAAAGCGACATGCGTACCTGAACTCGTTTTCCACCGCACCTCAGTCTGCAAAGTATGGCATCAACCAGTTCTCTGACCTCTCGCAGGAGGAATTCAGAG ATCTCTACCTGCGAGCGAGTGCCGACAGAGCCCCACACTTCTCTGGACTGAAGACAGAGGGGCTCCCTGCCAAGTTGGACTGGAGGGACAAAGCAGCAGTGGCCCCGGTCCAGAACCAGCAAGCA TGTGGGAGTTGTTGGGCTTTCAGCGTGGTGGGAGCCATGCAGTCCGCCCACGCCATTGAAGGCTCACAGCTGGAGCAGCTCAGCGTACAACAGGTTCTGGACTGCTCCTTCAAAAACGAGGGATGCAACGGAGGCTCCCCGCTCAGGGCTCTGAACTGGTTAAAACAG ACCCGGGTGAAACTGGTGCCTCAGTCCGAGTATCCCTACAAAGCCAAGATGGGAATCTGCCATTTCTTCTCCCAGTCACATGACGGCGTTGCTGTGAAGAACGTTACTGCACATGACTTTGG TGGTCAGGAGGAGGCCATGAAGggtcagctgctggagcacgGTCCCCTGGCGGCCGTCGTGGACGCTGTCAGCTGGCAGGATTACCAGGGAGGAATCATCCAGCACCACTGCTCCAGCCAATGGTCTAACCATGCCGTTCTGGTGGTTGGATACGACACGACTG GGGATATTCCATACTGGATCGTGCAGAACTCCTGGGGACCCACATGGGGGAAGGAGGgttatgtttatataaaaatcGGTGACAACGTCTGCGGTATGATCTTTGGCTCTTTTCATTCTCCGCTCATATCTCTCTCTTACTTTGGTGCATGA
- the ctso gene encoding cathepsin O isoform X2, with product MRVRQVSSWVSVSVCWLVSSLCCLRVRSDATRDALNSSAVDFDSFRKHFQRQSDVTSDEFNRRRVFFQEATKRHAYLNSFSTAPQSAKYGINQFSDLSQEEFRDLYLRASADRAPHFSGLKTEGLPAKLDWRDKAAVAPVQNQQACGSCWAFSVVGAMQSAHAIEGSQLEQLSVQQVLDCSFKNEGCNGGSPLRALNWLKQTRVKLVPQSEYPYKAKMGICHFFSQSHDGVAVKNVTAHDFGGQEEAMKGQLLEHGPLAAVVDAVSWQDYQGGIIQHHCSSQWSNHAVLVVGYDTTGDIPYWIVQNSWGPTWGKEGYVYIKIGDNVCGIADSVAAVFL from the exons ATGAGGGTTCGTCAGGTGTCCTCGTGGGTCTCGGTCTCGGTCTGTTGGctcgtctcttctctctgttgtctCCGTGTTCGCTCGGATGCGACTCGGGACGCGTTGAATTCCTCCGCGGTGGATTTCGACTCgttcagaaaacactttcagCGCCAGAGCGACGTCACCAGCGACGAGTTTAACCGACGTCGCGTGTTTTTCCAG GAAGCTACAAAGCGACATGCGTACCTGAACTCGTTTTCCACCGCACCTCAGTCTGCAAAGTATGGCATCAACCAGTTCTCTGACCTCTCGCAGGAGGAATTCAGAG ATCTCTACCTGCGAGCGAGTGCCGACAGAGCCCCACACTTCTCTGGACTGAAGACAGAGGGGCTCCCTGCCAAGTTGGACTGGAGGGACAAAGCAGCAGTGGCCCCGGTCCAGAACCAGCAAGCA TGTGGGAGTTGTTGGGCTTTCAGCGTGGTGGGAGCCATGCAGTCCGCCCACGCCATTGAAGGCTCACAGCTGGAGCAGCTCAGCGTACAACAGGTTCTGGACTGCTCCTTCAAAAACGAGGGATGCAACGGAGGCTCCCCGCTCAGGGCTCTGAACTGGTTAAAACAG ACCCGGGTGAAACTGGTGCCTCAGTCCGAGTATCCCTACAAAGCCAAGATGGGAATCTGCCATTTCTTCTCCCAGTCACATGACGGCGTTGCTGTGAAGAACGTTACTGCACATGACTTTGG TGGTCAGGAGGAGGCCATGAAGggtcagctgctggagcacgGTCCCCTGGCGGCCGTCGTGGACGCTGTCAGCTGGCAGGATTACCAGGGAGGAATCATCCAGCACCACTGCTCCAGCCAATGGTCTAACCATGCCGTTCTGGTGGTTGGATACGACACGACTG GGGATATTCCATACTGGATCGTGCAGAACTCCTGGGGACCCACATGGGGGAAGGAGGgttatgtttatataaaaatcGGTGACAACGTCTGCG GTATTGCAGATTCGGTGgcagctgtttttctttaa
- the tdo2a gene encoding tryptophan 2,3-dioxygenase A isoform X1, whose translation MSGCPYFEKRHLLFKNKPPNEDEEEAAQAGVNKASKGGIIYGDYLQLDKIVTAQVLQSEVKGNKIHDEHLFIVTHQAYELWFKQILFELDSVREIFISGHVRDERNMLKVNTRIHRIVMIFRLLVDQFAVLETMTALDFFDFREYLAPASGFQSLQFRLLENKTGVPDNLRVPYNRRHYRDNFKGRESEMLLASEKEPTLLKLVEEWLERTPGLEVDGFNFWERLEINIFDGLNREKEKITKMPNSEEKEEMMVELVKQKELFTSLFDEKRHNHLVSKGERRISYKALQGALMINFYREEPRFQVPFQLLTSLMDIDTLMTKWRYNHVCMVHRMIGSKAGTGGSSGYHYLRSTVSDRYKVFVDLFNLATFLVPRHWVPKLNPNVHTFLYMAECCDSSYCSSEDSD comes from the exons ATGAGTGGATGTCCGTACTTTGAGAAGAGGCATTT GTTATTCAAAAACAAGCCCCCGaatgaggacgaggaggaagccGCTCAGGCAGGCGTGAACAAGGCCAGCAAAGGAGGAATCATCTATGGGGACTACCTGCAG CTTGACAAAATAGTCACGGCCCAGGTGTTGCAGAGTGAAGTGAAGGGAAATAAGATCCACGATGAGCACCTCTTCATTGTCACCCATCAAG CCTATGAACTGTGGTTCAAACAGATTTTGTTTGAACTTGATTCAGTGCGAGAGATCTTCATCAGCGGACAC GTCCGAGACGAGCGCAACATGCTCAAAGTCAACACTCGCATCCACAGGATCGTGATGATATTCCGGCTGCTGGTCGACCAGTTTGCtgttttggaaacaatgacagcCTTGGACTTTTTTGACTTCAG GGAATACCTGGCACCAGCCTCGGGCTTCCAAAGCCTTCAGTTTCGGCTCCTGGAAAACAAAACCGGGGTCCCGGACAACCTGAGGGTTCCATACAACAGACGCCATTACAGGGACAACTTCAAGGGTCGTGAGAGTGAGATGCTGCTGGCCAGTGAGAAGGAGCCCACACTCTTAAAGCTGGTCGAG GAGTGGCTGGAGAGAACTCCGGGCTTGGAGGTGGATGGGTTCAATTTCTGGGAAAGGCTGGAAATCAATATATTTGATGGGCTGAatagagagaaggagaaaatcACG aaaatgccaaattctgaggagaaggaggaaatgATGGTGGAGCTGGTCAAACAGAAAGAGCTCTTTACTTCGCTGTTTGATGAAAAGCGACACAATCATCTCGTCAGCAAAG GTGAGAGGCGGATCTCTTACAAGGCTCTGCAAGGCGCCCTGATGATCAACTTCTACAG gGAGGAGCCGAGGTTCCAGGTTCCCTTCCAGCTGCTCACATCCCTCATGGATATTGACACGTTAATGACAAAATGGAGAT ACAATCACGTATGCATGGTGCATCGTATGATTGGCAGCAAAGCCGGCACGGGGGGCTCCTCCGGCTACCACTACCTGAGATCCACTGTCAG CGACCGCTACAAAGTGTTTGTGGATCTGTTCAACCTGGCAACGTTCCTGGTGCCGCGCCACTGGGTGCCCAAGCTGAATCCCAATGTGCACACCTTCCTGTACATGGCCGAGTGCTGCGACAGCTCCTACTGCAGCAGTGAGGACTCCGACTAG
- the tdo2a gene encoding tryptophan 2,3-dioxygenase A isoform X2, with amino-acid sequence MSGCPYFEKRHLLFKNKPPNEDEEEAAQAGVNKASKGGIIYGDYLQLDKIVTAQVLQSEVKGNKIHDEHLFIVTHQAYELWFKQILFELDSVREIFISGHVRDERNMLKVNTRIHRIVMIFRLLVDQFAVLETMTALDFFDFREYLAPASGFQSLQFRLLENKTGVPDNLRVPYNRRHYRDNFKGRESEMLLASEKEPTLLKLVEEWLERTPGLEVDGFNFWERLEINIFDGLNREKEKITKMPNSEEKEEMMVELVKQKELFTSLFDEKRHNHLVSKGERRISYKALQGALMINFYREEPRFQVPFQLLTSLMDIDTLMTKWRCKCCSESVAVSQLLSVHSPVNQSRNNVWGGGDSSLQEARGLQGSLQN; translated from the exons ATGAGTGGATGTCCGTACTTTGAGAAGAGGCATTT GTTATTCAAAAACAAGCCCCCGaatgaggacgaggaggaagccGCTCAGGCAGGCGTGAACAAGGCCAGCAAAGGAGGAATCATCTATGGGGACTACCTGCAG CTTGACAAAATAGTCACGGCCCAGGTGTTGCAGAGTGAAGTGAAGGGAAATAAGATCCACGATGAGCACCTCTTCATTGTCACCCATCAAG CCTATGAACTGTGGTTCAAACAGATTTTGTTTGAACTTGATTCAGTGCGAGAGATCTTCATCAGCGGACAC GTCCGAGACGAGCGCAACATGCTCAAAGTCAACACTCGCATCCACAGGATCGTGATGATATTCCGGCTGCTGGTCGACCAGTTTGCtgttttggaaacaatgacagcCTTGGACTTTTTTGACTTCAG GGAATACCTGGCACCAGCCTCGGGCTTCCAAAGCCTTCAGTTTCGGCTCCTGGAAAACAAAACCGGGGTCCCGGACAACCTGAGGGTTCCATACAACAGACGCCATTACAGGGACAACTTCAAGGGTCGTGAGAGTGAGATGCTGCTGGCCAGTGAGAAGGAGCCCACACTCTTAAAGCTGGTCGAG GAGTGGCTGGAGAGAACTCCGGGCTTGGAGGTGGATGGGTTCAATTTCTGGGAAAGGCTGGAAATCAATATATTTGATGGGCTGAatagagagaaggagaaaatcACG aaaatgccaaattctgaggagaaggaggaaatgATGGTGGAGCTGGTCAAACAGAAAGAGCTCTTTACTTCGCTGTTTGATGAAAAGCGACACAATCATCTCGTCAGCAAAG GTGAGAGGCGGATCTCTTACAAGGCTCTGCAAGGCGCCCTGATGATCAACTTCTACAG gGAGGAGCCGAGGTTCCAGGTTCCCTTCCAGCTGCTCACATCCCTCATGGATATTGACACGTTAATGACAAAATGGAGATGTAAGTGCTGCAGTGAATCAGTTGCTGTGAGTCAGTTGCTGTCTGTGCACTCACCAGTGAACCAGAGcagaaacaatgtgt ggggggggggagattcaTCTTTACAGGAGGCCAGAGGTTTACAGGGGAGTTTACAGAACTAA